Proteins from a genomic interval of Gordonia sp. SL306:
- a CDS encoding alpha/beta fold hydrolase, giving the protein MMDIDRPKIEGSVAVGGGQRRIGFAEFGSANGRAVFWLHGTPGARRQIPTEARAFAAENGIRIIGLDRPGVGSSTPHSYRSVSEFATDLGEVADLLGIDRFAVIGLSGGGPYALGVAYAYPDRVVTAGILGGVAPTVGPDAIDGGAMRLARAAAPVLRVAGAPVGKVVSSVLSVARPIADPAISIYGRLSPQGDRELLSRPEFRAMFLDDLLHGGSQRMEAPFSDIVVFSRDWGFQVSDVTVPVRWWHGDRDHIIPYSHGEHMVSLLPDAKLFTMHGESHLGALGMSVDIITELLAVWDQPG; this is encoded by the coding sequence ATGATGGACATCGACCGTCCCAAGATCGAGGGCTCCGTCGCGGTCGGCGGGGGTCAACGGCGGATCGGGTTCGCCGAGTTCGGATCGGCCAACGGCCGCGCCGTGTTCTGGTTGCACGGGACTCCGGGAGCACGCCGCCAGATCCCGACCGAGGCGCGCGCATTCGCGGCCGAGAACGGCATTCGGATCATCGGACTGGACCGGCCGGGCGTCGGCTCGTCGACGCCCCACTCGTATCGATCCGTCTCCGAGTTCGCCACGGACCTCGGCGAGGTCGCCGACTTGCTGGGTATCGACCGATTCGCCGTCATCGGCCTCTCCGGCGGCGGACCGTATGCCCTCGGGGTGGCCTATGCGTATCCCGATCGGGTGGTGACGGCGGGCATCCTGGGCGGCGTCGCACCGACCGTCGGACCCGACGCGATCGACGGCGGCGCGATGCGGCTCGCCCGCGCCGCCGCGCCGGTCCTACGGGTGGCCGGGGCGCCGGTCGGCAAAGTGGTGAGTTCGGTGCTGAGTGTGGCGCGCCCGATCGCCGATCCGGCGATCTCCATCTACGGACGCCTGTCGCCGCAGGGAGACCGGGAGTTGCTGTCGCGCCCCGAATTCCGGGCGATGTTCCTCGACGACCTGCTCCACGGCGGATCCCAGCGAATGGAGGCACCGTTCTCCGACATCGTGGTCTTCTCGCGGGACTGGGGCTTCCAGGTGTCCGACGTGACCGTACCGGTGCGATGGTGGCACGGCGACCGCGACCACATCATCCCGTACAGCCACGGCGAACACATGGTGTCGCTCCTGCCCGACGCGAAACTCTTCACGATGCACGGCGAGAGTCATCTGGGGGCGCTCGGGATGTCGGTCGACATCATCACCGAACTCCTGGCGGTCTGGGACCAACCCGGCTGA
- the adhP gene encoding alcohol dehydrogenase AdhP produces MTDQTFTAAVVTGFGDPLTISEVEMPAPGHGQALVKLETSGVCHTDLHAAHGDWPVKPTPPFVPGHEGYGTVVAVGPGVTDIAVGDKVGNAWLWSACGQCEYCRTGWETLCEKQENGGYSVNGSFGTYMLVDERFAARIPDGVDPVEVAPILCAGVTVYKGLKVSETKPGQWMVISGIGGLGHVAVQYATAMGMRVAAVDIGDDKLDLARELGAEVTVNATEVDVAEAIVEQTGGAHGVLVTAVHPQAFGQAIGMARRGGTIVFVGLPPGDFPAPIFDVVLKGLTIRGSIVGSRQDMTEALDFYVRGLVKPTVATTRLEDINDVFRRMEEGKIEGRIVIDYR; encoded by the coding sequence ATGACAGATCAGACTTTCACGGCCGCCGTGGTGACCGGCTTCGGAGATCCGCTGACCATCTCGGAAGTCGAGATGCCCGCGCCCGGTCACGGGCAGGCGCTCGTGAAGCTCGAGACGTCCGGCGTGTGCCACACGGACCTCCATGCGGCGCACGGGGATTGGCCGGTGAAGCCGACACCCCCGTTCGTCCCGGGCCATGAGGGCTACGGCACCGTCGTCGCGGTGGGGCCGGGCGTGACCGACATCGCAGTCGGCGACAAGGTCGGCAACGCGTGGCTCTGGTCGGCATGCGGTCAATGTGAGTACTGCCGCACTGGGTGGGAGACGCTGTGTGAGAAACAGGAGAACGGCGGGTACTCCGTCAACGGCTCGTTCGGCACCTACATGCTCGTCGACGAGCGGTTCGCCGCCCGCATCCCCGATGGTGTGGACCCGGTCGAGGTGGCGCCGATCCTCTGCGCCGGCGTCACGGTCTACAAGGGCTTGAAGGTCTCCGAGACCAAGCCGGGTCAGTGGATGGTGATCTCCGGGATCGGCGGTCTCGGCCACGTCGCGGTCCAGTATGCGACGGCAATGGGCATGCGGGTCGCCGCCGTCGACATCGGCGACGACAAGCTCGATCTGGCCCGTGAACTGGGCGCGGAGGTCACCGTGAACGCCACCGAAGTGGATGTTGCCGAGGCGATCGTCGAACAGACCGGCGGCGCGCACGGCGTGCTCGTGACCGCCGTCCACCCGCAGGCCTTCGGACAGGCGATCGGTATGGCGCGACGCGGCGGGACCATCGTGTTCGTCGGGCTGCCACCGGGCGACTTCCCCGCTCCGATCTTCGACGTGGTGCTGAAGGGACTCACGATCCGGGGTTCGATCGTCGGTTCCCGGCAGGACATGACCGAGGCACTCGACTTCTACGTGCGAGGGCTCGTGAAGCCGACCGTCGCGACGACCCGCCTCGAAGACATCAACGATGTGTTCCGCCGGATGGAGGAGGGCAAGATCGAAGGTCGGATCGTGATCGACTACCGCTGA
- a CDS encoding alpha/beta fold hydrolase produces the protein MSSEFARGVARGFGHVLRPYPIRDIPAGASVDLPGRGPTYVTDSGPKDAPAVFLLHSVLTTGLLCWYPVIPELNQRYRVITMDQRWHGRGIRSDGFDLVDCADDVVALADTLGIDTFIAAGFSMGGGIAQLTWRQHRQRVAGLVLCSTGPYFSTRDPAHRANAQRTGRLLTAMSRIMPKPSRRLDDTSAHTTVWAMRQFFSTPLAQMGQFGDGLGEFDSRPWLGEIDVPTSVVVSVRDRVVEPERQQLLIDGIPGARRFEVDGGHACCVLGAPFFIPPFTEAVDAVSEVSIGA, from the coding sequence GTGAGTTCTGAGTTCGCCCGTGGTGTCGCCCGTGGATTCGGGCATGTCCTACGTCCGTATCCGATCCGCGACATCCCGGCCGGCGCGAGTGTCGATCTCCCCGGCCGCGGCCCGACCTACGTCACCGATTCCGGGCCGAAGGACGCACCCGCGGTGTTCCTGCTGCACTCGGTACTGACCACCGGTCTGCTCTGTTGGTATCCGGTGATCCCGGAGCTGAATCAGCGGTACCGGGTCATCACGATGGATCAGCGGTGGCACGGCCGCGGCATCCGGTCGGACGGCTTCGACCTGGTGGACTGTGCCGACGATGTGGTGGCACTGGCCGACACACTCGGCATCGACACGTTCATCGCAGCGGGCTTCTCGATGGGTGGCGGCATCGCCCAGCTCACGTGGCGGCAACACCGACAACGCGTGGCAGGGCTGGTGCTCTGCTCGACCGGGCCTTATTTCAGCACCCGCGACCCCGCGCATCGGGCCAATGCCCAACGGACCGGACGACTGCTGACCGCGATGAGCCGGATCATGCCGAAACCGTCGCGACGCCTCGACGACACCTCCGCGCACACCACGGTGTGGGCGATGCGCCAGTTCTTCTCCACCCCGCTGGCGCAGATGGGGCAATTCGGCGACGGGCTCGGTGAATTCGACTCGCGCCCATGGCTCGGCGAAATCGATGTGCCCACCTCGGTGGTGGTATCCGTCCGGGACCGGGTGGTGGAGCCGGAACGTCAGCAACTGCTCATCGACGGCATCCCCGGCGCGCGCCGATTCGAGGTCGACGGCGGACATGCGTGTTGCGTCCTCGGTGCGCCGTTCTTCATCCCGCCGTTCACCGAGGCCGTCGACGCCGTCAGCGAGGTCTCGATCGGGGCGTGA
- a CDS encoding TetR/AcrR family transcriptional regulator: MPKQVDHHQRRESIAHALWRVVDQHGWARATMREVAREAGVSLGQLQHYFSSRAEMLAFAMEFASEQTSRRVARSLSSLGQPPHPRDVLRVVLTEMLPLRPDSRATSRMNAAYVLEAMHDPSLRQQVGLGLRDGRAMVESLIREAIRQGQIRRDCDPIIETDLVLALTGLGPLLDLDVIKPQAALAAIDQHLDRLFEPRS, translated from the coding sequence GTGCCGAAGCAGGTTGATCACCACCAGCGACGTGAGTCGATCGCTCATGCACTCTGGCGCGTCGTTGATCAGCACGGCTGGGCACGAGCGACCATGCGCGAAGTCGCCCGCGAGGCCGGAGTCTCACTGGGGCAGTTGCAGCACTACTTCTCCTCCCGCGCCGAGATGCTGGCCTTCGCGATGGAGTTTGCTTCAGAACAGACATCTCGCCGAGTCGCACGAAGCCTGAGCTCACTCGGCCAACCTCCGCATCCTCGCGACGTGCTGCGAGTAGTCCTCACGGAGATGCTGCCTCTGCGACCCGACTCCCGTGCCACCAGCCGTATGAACGCGGCTTACGTGCTCGAAGCGATGCACGACCCATCACTGCGTCAACAGGTTGGCCTCGGACTGCGGGATGGACGCGCAATGGTCGAAAGCCTCATCCGGGAGGCGATCAGACAGGGGCAGATCCGTCGCGATTGCGATCCGATCATCGAAACGGACCTCGTCCTTGCGTTGACCGGCCTCGGTCCCCTTCTCGACCTTGACGTCATCAAACCACAAGCGGCGCTCGCAGCCATTGACCAGCATCTCGACCGACTCTTCGAACCCAGGTCATAA
- a CDS encoding DUF1992 domain-containing protein, whose protein sequence is MPLTFCNPSAFVFDSETAIALLADVHIRKAIERGDFDDLPGTGKPLDLSDADDPDWWLKRFMKREGLAFLPPSIQLRKDDAALDEQLDQLSNEKSVRHEIAQFNERVVHARLQLPSGPPLITMPRDIEATVAAWADRKGVRSEEARATAREEAKAKKRSRRSVFGKLGRRRPRHRTEM, encoded by the coding sequence ATGCCCCTCACGTTCTGTAACCCCTCCGCTTTCGTGTTTGACTCCGAGACGGCGATTGCACTGCTCGCCGACGTGCATATTCGGAAGGCGATCGAACGCGGCGATTTCGACGACCTTCCCGGCACCGGTAAGCCACTCGATCTGTCCGATGCCGATGACCCAGATTGGTGGCTCAAGAGGTTCATGAAACGTGAGGGTCTCGCCTTCCTGCCACCCTCCATTCAGTTGCGCAAGGATGACGCCGCCCTGGACGAGCAACTCGATCAGCTATCGAACGAGAAGTCGGTTCGGCACGAGATTGCCCAGTTCAACGAACGGGTTGTGCACGCTCGCTTACAACTGCCATCAGGGCCGCCGCTCATCACCATGCCACGTGACATTGAAGCCACCGTGGCAGCGTGGGCGGATCGCAAAGGGGTGCGATCTGAGGAAGCACGCGCTACTGCGCGTGAAGAAGCTAAGGCTAAGAAGCGTTCTCGCCGAAGTGTCTTCGGTAAACTAGGTCGTCGACGACCGCGTCACCGCACCGAAATGTGA
- a CDS encoding LutC/YkgG family protein, translated as MSAREDILGRIRTALDDVSDPHVDETPVDWAYGQTVSTGDLGLIDRFAERVADYRAAVEQVSAADLDAALTAALSGVSGAIVADDVVRRRLGVDLEWRNDDGLSPADLDGVGAVVTTAAVAMANTGTIVLDHGPGQGRRAVSLVPDVHVCIVDKDQVVGDVPEAVARLVETGAHTHPQTWISGPSATSDIELDRVEGVHGPRTLHVLIVG; from the coding sequence ATGAGCGCGCGTGAGGATATCCTCGGACGAATCCGGACCGCGCTCGACGACGTCAGCGATCCTCACGTGGACGAGACGCCCGTCGACTGGGCGTACGGGCAGACGGTCAGCACCGGCGACCTCGGCCTGATCGATCGCTTCGCCGAACGGGTGGCCGACTACCGTGCCGCGGTCGAGCAGGTGTCGGCGGCCGACCTGGACGCCGCGCTAACTGCAGCGCTCTCCGGGGTGAGCGGTGCGATCGTTGCGGACGACGTCGTCCGCCGACGCCTCGGGGTCGATCTGGAATGGCGCAATGACGACGGCCTCTCGCCCGCCGACCTCGATGGGGTCGGCGCGGTGGTGACGACCGCCGCGGTCGCGATGGCCAACACGGGCACCATCGTCCTCGACCACGGACCAGGTCAGGGGCGGCGCGCGGTGTCGTTGGTGCCAGACGTACATGTCTGCATCGTCGACAAGGATCAGGTGGTCGGCGATGTCCCCGAGGCGGTCGCCCGACTCGTCGAGACCGGGGCTCACACACATCCGCAGACGTGGATCAGCGGGCCGAGCGCCACCAGTGACATCGAGCTCGATCGCGTGGAGGGCGTCCACGGGCCACGGACACTGCACGTGCTGATCGTTGGGTGA